In one bacterium genomic region, the following are encoded:
- a CDS encoding lysin: MRTNIKPPKCGIEMIKRFESCELVAYPDPGTGGDPWTIGWGNTRWDDGRPVKKGDVITAKGADDLLYFWIEKSFWPGV; encoded by the coding sequence ATGAGGACTAATATCAAGCCGCCTAAGTGCGGCATTGAAATGATTAAGCGATTCGAATCCTGCGAGCTGGTAGCCTACCCCGATCCGGGTACCGGAGGAGATCCTTGGACTATTGGCTGGGGTAACACCCGCTGGGACGATGGAAGACCGGTTAAGAAGGGAGATGTTATCACTGCGAAAGGAGCGGATGACCTTTTGTATTTCTGGATCGAGAAGTCTTTTTGGCCCGGGGTAG